From the Nematostella vectensis chromosome 7, jaNemVect1.1, whole genome shotgun sequence genome, the window GTTCCATCAGCTCTGTCTCTGTATCCACATTAATAGAACAGCTCGATTCTTTGCCTATGAACAGTAATTTTAAAACAATATGAATCTGTACCTTTACTATAATGCAATGTGTGCTAATGTGGCCACCAAAAAAGTTCTAGTACAGTTAGCAAGTGATTTTTTGGATAAAGTACATTGATAATTTTTGGGGGATAAAAACTTTACAGGTAATGTTTTCTGGGGGTTAGTATGTTTCTATACTCGGTATTTttggggagtggaaatattaTGTCAGACCCCACTCATGTTTATACGTAGCTACGTAAATTCTCTCCTTGGGGCAATTGGGTTTGTGTTGAATTTCCAATAACTATTCATACTGTAATTGCTTACTTGGTTTTCCTGTCTTGTGTTCTTCAGACTCAAAGAACCTTAAAAGAAGAACAGAAAAGTTTTGTTAAGCATTGTTACATACCTGTGGCGAGGGTTGTTGCTGagatgttgttttgttgtacTTTTTATCAAAAGTATGTAGAGTTCACCAGTTTCTATataccatttttttaattacgtTCTATTGCTCACATCAAACATTCTAACAGGAATTGTAAATTATATGCCTGCATACAGTTTCAACAATGTTTAAATACTttcaaaggtttttttttactgttcaGATTCAATAAAATTCCAAATTAACAATCAAGATATGTATCTAAATCAACCTGGGTAAAACCACCTACTCTTTGATAACAGGAGCTATCTGTGTAAGATCTGTGCAGTGAAAAAACTTTTCCCATAGGACTGTGACACCATCTTCACAAAAGTATCTATGAGACAAAATAAAGGATCTATTTggaaataatttaaaaagaaGCATTTGGAACTTAAGCATTATGCTTCCAAAACAAACATACCACTTTTTAGATAATAGTTGTGAGATGTCAGACTGACCTCAATCCATCTATCTCCTCAGGCAATCTTTCCCTTTCTATAACCTGTAAGGGTGCAATATCACATTTTATATACTATGTGCTAGATAAATAACAGAGTAGTTATTGTGCAATTCAAGCTTATTTGGAAAACAGCATTctaattagaaaaaaatgcaaggcTTTTAGAAGCCACATGGCTACCAAGTGTCAACCAATCCAAGCTGAGTGCTGAGGGTATCCACACATTCTTAATATGTTCGTTCTAACTAACTTCCAGTAACAAACCAGTAACAAACCAGTATTCAGGGGTCTGTTATTATTAAGTGCTGTCAGTAATAGCAGTACAAAGAGGACTGATAGGAACTGATAAGCATTAATGTCAAGGGACAACCACAGGGCATAATAGTGTAAATATGTGCCTTTTAAAAGTCTGAGCATGGAGTATTACTGCTCTTGCATGTACTTACCAGACCAACAGTGTTCTCAAATCTCTGCGGTGAGTGATTGAATCTACTTGGAAGAAGAAACAtctggaaaaacaaaataaagctATTGCAacataaacaacaaatttaTTGCTAGCTATAGGCCAATTATTTCACTTTTCCTGAAAGcactttttttgaaaaaaaaaaaaaatcactataAGCACATCAGATATATGTAGCAGATTTGTAGTTTTCCTGAATTTTTATCACAGTCCTTAGTACCTGGTCAGTATCACATATCCCAACAGAAATTAATTTAACATTAATACTTTCATAACATGCTGgactttttgcaaaaaaacaatattgttATAAAAACCCATAAAAGGCCAAGGATGTGATTCTGAATAGAGTCAGCTAAGTCTAAACAAATGTGTCAGACTGATCACATCTTTTGTGCTTTTGCATCAAGCAGACTGACCTCGCCCTCTTTGATGATAATGTCCTTCGGCTTGCCTTTTTCCAGCACCTTGAGGCACATGTCCCCTTTAACTTGGAAAAACAActgaaagagaaaagaaagccTGGTAAAGAGTATGTAAGGGTATAGGAAACCCTTGTTGACATGCCTGTCTTAGAATGTgtcatatatattttaaatatttaaatgg encodes:
- the LOC5520803 gene encoding 3-hydroxyanthranilate 3,4-dioxygenase isoform X2, giving the protein MFVSHVLMGILWLGLLYKLFFQVKGDMCLKVLEKGKPKDIIIKEGEMFLLPSRFNHSPQRFENTVGLVIERERLPEEIDGLRYFCEDGVTVLWEKFFHCTDLTQIAPVIKEFFESEEHKTGKPSKESSCSINVDTETELMEPFPLKQWLKDNKDSYRSGSMAIFEKGEFKVHAHGSGEQEGHSQGEMWFWQLEGKATVNVDEITRELNKNDVLMITAGSDFRVKREEGSVGLSITVDSLANK